From a region of the Rhodococcus sp. 4CII genome:
- a CDS encoding RNA-guided endonuclease TnpB family protein: MVRYTFRLRPGAQAERALTEEWHRCRFLWNEAVHQQKSGARPTFGKLSKLLTDARARNAWLREGSQVAQQQTLRTYRRALDQSCTVKGRGRPKFKPRGTSLPSVEFTCRGFRIRDGRLVLPKGISVPVVWSRELPSEPSSVRITRDSLGHWYASFVVRREVTPVPDATGGVPSSAAPSPTQPRTASDAPETADRTHHSWWSPCRTPQSKGYERAKRQAAKLHTKAARQTKHDSRVWAKQVVDSHELIAVEDFTPKFLARSTMARKAADSAIGAAKRELIERGVRAGRRVVLVRPAYTTMTCSRCCARAKQRLELDERVFRCTTCGYTAGRDRNAAGVILAVAERGHTCVDDVRQSGHLPRGWLGCGPSVKSPAFRQEKR; this comes from the coding sequence GTGGTGCGGTACACGTTCCGGTTGCGGCCCGGTGCTCAGGCGGAGCGTGCGCTGACCGAGGAGTGGCATCGGTGCCGATTCCTGTGGAACGAGGCCGTCCACCAACAGAAGTCGGGGGCTCGGCCGACGTTCGGGAAGTTGTCGAAACTCCTGACCGATGCTCGTGCGCGTAACGCGTGGCTGAGAGAGGGGTCGCAGGTCGCGCAGCAGCAGACATTGCGCACGTACCGGCGGGCGCTCGATCAGTCGTGCACGGTGAAGGGTCGTGGACGCCCTAAGTTCAAGCCCCGCGGGACGAGCTTGCCGAGTGTGGAGTTCACCTGCCGCGGGTTCCGAATCCGTGACGGCCGGTTGGTGCTGCCGAAGGGCATCAGTGTTCCGGTGGTATGGTCGCGGGAGTTGCCGTCGGAACCGTCGAGTGTCCGGATCACCCGGGATTCGCTGGGGCATTGGTACGCGTCGTTCGTCGTCCGCCGCGAGGTCACACCCGTCCCGGATGCGACGGGCGGCGTGCCATCTTCCGCCGCGCCTTCGCCAACTCAGCCGCGCACCGCTTCCGATGCCCCAGAAACGGCAGATCGAACTCACCATTCGTGGTGGTCGCCGTGCAGGACACCGCAGTCGAAGGGGTACGAGCGGGCGAAACGGCAGGCAGCGAAGCTGCACACGAAAGCGGCCCGGCAAACGAAACACGACTCGCGGGTGTGGGCGAAGCAAGTTGTCGACAGCCACGAGCTGATCGCGGTGGAGGACTTCACGCCGAAGTTCCTCGCCAGGTCGACGATGGCGCGTAAGGCCGCCGATTCTGCGATCGGCGCGGCGAAGCGAGAGTTGATCGAGCGTGGTGTGCGGGCCGGCCGGAGGGTGGTGTTGGTGCGGCCCGCGTACACGACGATGACGTGTTCGAGGTGTTGCGCGAGAGCCAAGCAGCGCCTCGAACTCGATGAGCGAGTCTTCCGATGCACGACCTGCGGCTATACCGCCGGTCGGGATCGGAACGCTGCCGGGGTGATCCTGGCTGTGGCAGAGCGCGGCCACACATGTGTTGACGATGTCAGACAATCTGGTCACCTCCCTCGGGGATGGTTGGGTTGCGGTCCGAGCGTGAAATCTCCGGCCTTCAGGCAGGAGAAGCGTTAA
- a CDS encoding phosphotransferase family protein — MAETDTTTSTPVHDGFFDELTASLDTVLSAGGSLRLTDIDRRGEGNSWETYLVTARWTNGTAPTTATYAVKRQPVSGITGDYDVDREVALLTTAARIGMRVPAVVTHRSETAGERGYFVMEKVPGIIPMPNTVSRLIPDLATRARLGREVARSMARLHTATPAALGLDVLGPVPDGSDTGRIENDAWSRVYHEAVDIPIPILDLACAWLDHRSDWVSGRVALVHNDFRIGNLVVQDGAISGVLDWETAHFSDPTADIAWFAQRTSRGRSPLLCKLLELEPFLDVYETAAGWRPSTEALTWWSVQSLVKTAVGCLQAVDIYKRGDRDELRYSNMAHSVYFSVGWLGKMLRDGEWGL, encoded by the coding sequence GTGGCCGAGACAGACACCACCACCAGCACACCCGTGCACGACGGCTTCTTCGACGAGTTGACCGCGTCCCTCGACACTGTGCTGTCGGCGGGCGGCTCGCTCCGCCTGACCGACATCGACCGGCGCGGCGAGGGCAACTCGTGGGAGACCTATCTGGTCACCGCGCGGTGGACCAACGGCACGGCGCCGACCACCGCGACCTACGCGGTCAAACGGCAACCCGTCAGCGGGATCACCGGCGACTACGACGTCGACCGCGAGGTCGCGCTGCTCACCACCGCCGCCCGCATCGGGATGCGGGTGCCCGCCGTCGTCACGCACCGCAGCGAGACCGCCGGCGAGCGCGGGTACTTCGTGATGGAGAAGGTGCCGGGCATCATTCCGATGCCGAACACCGTGTCGCGCCTGATCCCGGACCTCGCTACACGAGCCCGTCTCGGACGCGAGGTCGCGCGGTCGATGGCACGCCTGCACACTGCCACCCCGGCCGCGCTGGGCCTGGACGTGCTCGGGCCGGTCCCGGACGGATCCGACACCGGACGGATCGAGAACGACGCCTGGTCGCGCGTGTACCACGAGGCCGTCGACATCCCGATCCCGATCCTCGACCTGGCCTGCGCGTGGCTCGACCACCGCAGCGATTGGGTGTCCGGCCGGGTCGCTCTGGTCCACAACGATTTCCGGATCGGCAACCTGGTCGTACAGGACGGTGCGATCTCCGGTGTCCTCGACTGGGAGACCGCGCACTTCTCCGACCCGACCGCCGACATCGCCTGGTTCGCGCAACGCACCTCGCGCGGCCGTTCGCCATTGCTGTGCAAGCTGCTCGAACTCGAGCCGTTCCTCGACGTGTACGAGACGGCGGCCGGGTGGCGCCCGAGCACCGAAGCCCTCACCTGGTGGTCGGTGCAGTCGCTGGTCAAGACCGCGGTGGGCTGCCTCCAGGCAGTCGACATCTACAAGCGCGGCGACCGCGACGAACTGCGGTACTCGAACATGGCGCACAGCGTCTACTTCAGCGTGGGCTGGCTGGGGAAGATGCTGCGCGACGGCGAATGGGGACTCTGA